A stretch of DNA from Basfia succiniciproducens:
TGCATAAACTCGCAAAAGAAACCAATCAAACCTGTATTGATTGTCATAAAGGACTGGTTCATTTTATGCCGGAGACACATGCGGTTGCTTCCGTTCAGGAAAATGTACCGGCACAAGCGGCGCAAATTGTCGATAATCAGCCTTTGTATGCTTCCAATGTTTCAACGGCAACGCTGATTGACGGCGGTGAGGCGCGTTTATTGCCTTATGCCGAATTGGCAAACTGGAAAGAAGAAGACAATAACTTTATCGGTACTATTGAAGGTTGGCAACAAACGGGAGCCGAAAGCTTAATTTATAAGGAGTTAGGTAAGCGTATTAATGTTGCAGTATTAAATGAGGAAGCTAAAACTCATGTAAATGTAGTTAACACCGTCCATGATGAAGTGACCGATTCGGATTGGAAACAAGTGAACATTAACGTTAGCGTACCGAAAAGTGCGGTTACTTCTAACTTAGAATCTTTAAATCAATACGGCCATAATTTAAACCAAACTCATTGCAGCGGTTGCCATGCGGCGATTGGAGCGGATCATTACACGGCCAACCAATGGATTGGGGTAGTCAATTCAATGAAAGATCGTACGTCCATGACGGCGAATGAAGTAAGAGCGCTTACTATCTACTTGCAACGTCATGCAAAAGATATGCACTAACTTTTATGACCTAACAGGGGAATAAATATGAAAAAAGTAAATAACAGTCGTCGTAACTTTTTAAAAAGTTCATCCTTGGGATTTGCCGGTGCTTCTATGGCAACCGCAACTACCGGCGGTATAACAGGTTTATTGTCAGTTACCGCTAATGCGGCGGAAACAAACTCAAAAACAGTAGTTACCGCAGCCCATTGGGGGCCTTTAGGTGTGGTGGTTGAAAATGGCAAAGTAGTGAAATCAGGACCGGCTATTGCGGCACCGATTGAAAACGAATTACAGTCTGTGGTTGCAGATCAACTTTACAGTGAAGCCCGGGTTAAATATCCGATGGTTCGTAAAGGTTATCTTGACGGCAACCAAGATCGTAGTTTGCGCGGTCATGATACGTGGGTTCGTATTTCGTGGGAGCAGGCGTTTGATCTTGTTGCAAAAGAAATGAAACGTGTGCGGGAAACTTACGGCGCTTCAGGTATTTTTGCCGGATCCTACGGTTGGTATAGTTCGGGTGCTTTGCATGCCGCCCGTACTTTATTGCACCGCTATATGAATATTACCGGCGGTTTTGTCGGCACAAAAGGCGATTATTCAACCGGAGCAGCTCAAGTGATTATGCCGCACGTATTGGGTACCATTGAAGTTTACGAACAACAAACCAGCTGGGAAGTGATTCTTGAAAGTTCCGATACGATTGTTTTATGGGGCGCCAATCCGTTAGCGACGATGCGTATTGCCTGGACTTCAACGGATCAGAAAGGTCTTGAATATTTTAAAAAATTCAAAGAAACGGGTAAACGTATTATTTGTATCGACCCGGTTCGCAGCGAAAGTTGCGAATATTTAGGTGCTGAATGGATCCCTATAAACACGGGAACGGATGTGCCGTTAATGTTAGGTATCGCTCATACTTTAGTTAACGAGAATAAACATGATAAAGAATTCTTGAAAAACTATACTACCGGCTATGATAAATTCGAAGAATATTTGTTAGGTAAAATTGATAATCAACTTAAAACTGCGGAATGGGCGGAAAAAATTTGCGGTGTGCCGGCACAAACTATCAAACAATTAGCTGCGGATTTTTCTGCAAAACGAACAATGTTAATGGGCGGTTGGGGTATGCAACGTCAACGCCACGGCGAACAATCCCACTGGATGATGGTGACACTGGCTTCAATGCTTGGTCAAATCGGCTTACCGGGCGGCGGATTCGGGTTGAGTTATCATTACTCAAACGGCGGTGTGCCAACTGCAAGAGGCGGTATTTTAGGTTCTATTACGGCAAATCCTTCAACCCAGGCCGGCGCGAAAACCTGGTTGGACGACGTATCTAAATTCTCTTTCCCGTTAGCCCGTATTTCCGATGCGTTATTAAACCCGGGTAAAACCATTCAATATAACGGCACGGAAGTTACCTATCCGGATATTAAATTAATTTATTGGGCGGGCGGTAATCCGTTTGTTCATCATCAGGATACCAACACCATGGTAAAAGCCTGGCAAAAACCGGAAACTATTATTGTTAATGAAGTGAATTGGACACCGACGGCGCGTATGGCGGATATCGTTCTTCCGGCAACGACCAGCTATGAACGCAATGACTTAACTATGTCCGGCGATTATTCAATGATGAATATTTTTCCGATGAAACAAGTGGTGGAACCGCAATTCGAAGCAAAAAGCGACTATGATATTTTTGCCGAACTTGCCAAACGTGCGGGCGTTGAAGAACAGTTCACCGAAGGCAAAACTGAAATGCAATGGTTGAAAGGTTTCTATGAAACGGCGTTTAATGCCGCCCGGGCAAATCGAGTATTAATGCCTAAATTCGATGATTTCTGGAATGAAAACAAACCTATTACCTTTAATTCGACGGATAGTGCGAAAAAATGGGTGCGTTATGCCGAATTCCGCGAAGATCCGCTGTTAAATCCGTTGGGAACGCCTTCCGGTAAAATTGAAATTTATTCAAACACGATTGCGAAGATGAATTACGACGACTGCAAAGGCTATCCGAGTTGGATGGAACCGGAAGAATTTGCCGGCAATGTAACTGCAGAAGAACCTTTAGCGTTGGTAACGCCTCATCCTTATTATCGTTTACATAGCCAGCTTGCCCATACCTCATTACGGGAAAAATATGCGGTGAAAGATCGCGAACCCGTACTGATTCATAAGGATGATGCGGCGGCTCGCGGTATTGCAAACGGCGATATTGTCCGGGTATTTAATAAACGCGGTCAGGTTTTAACCGGTGCGGTGGTGACTGACGGGGTGATTAAAGGCACTGTAGCAATTCATGAAGGCGCTTGGTATGATCCGCTGGATCTCGGACAAACAGAGCGACCTTTATGCAAAAACGGTTGTGCCAACGTGTTAACTCGAGATGAGGGAACATCAAAACTGGCACAAGGCAATTCGCCGAATACCTGTATTGTGCAAGTTGAAAAATATACGGGAGAAGTGCCCGAAGTCACCGTATTTAAGCAACCAAAAATCGCTTAAAATTGACCGCACTTTTTATCTCGGTCTGATTTGATTTAATGAATGACATAAAATCCCAGTCTAATATTTTGATAGATTGGGATTTTTCTTTTAATTATTCCGCTTTATTTGAAATTTCTGTAAAATTCACTGTAAAAAAAACGGATTTTTTGATACATTTAGCACAATTTTTTGCAAACTCCATATAGAGTTTTAACCATTTTTAATTTATTAACGGAATTCGTATGTTATTTAAAAAAATTCGTGGTTTATTTTCCAACGACTTATCTATCGATTTAGGTACGGCAAACACCTTAATTTATGTGAAAGGTCAGGGTATTGTACTTGATGAACCTTCAGTGGTGGCAATTCGTAAGGATCGCGTAGGCTCATTAAAAAGTATCATTGCGGTGGGTAAAGATGCCAAAATGATGCTTGGTCGTACTTCGAACAACATTGATGCAATTCGCCCGATGAAAGACGGCGTAATTGCCGATTTTTTCGTAACCGAAAAAATGTTGCAGCATTTTATCAAACAAGTGCATAGCGGCAATTTCTTGCGTCCTAGCCCTCGCGTCTTAATTTGTGTGCCTGCAGGCGCAACTCAGGTTGAACGCCGCGCGATTAAAGAATCGGCAATCGGTGCGGGTGCTCGCGAAGTATATTTAATTGAAGAGCCGATGGCTGCGGCAATCGGTGCGAAATTACCTGTTTCAACCCCAACGGGTTCGATGGTTATTGACATCGGCGGCGGTACCACTGAAATTGCGGTAATTGCTTTAAACGGTGTGGCTTATTCTTCATCAGTCCGTATCGGTGGTGACCGTTTTGATGAAGCGATTATAGCTTATGTTCGCCGTACTTTCGGTTCTATTATCGGCGAAGCGACAGCAGAACATATCAAACAAGAAATCGGTACCGCTTATATTCAGGATGAAAGCGAAGTGAAAGAACTTGAAGTTTATGGCAGTAATCTGGCCGAAGGGGCGCCTCGTGCGTTTCGTTTAACTTCTCATGATGTGTTGGAAGCTATTCAGCAACCGCTTGACGGCATTGTTACGGCAATGCGAACTGCGCTTGAAGAATGTAAACCTGAACATGCGGCGGATATTTATGAACGCGGTATGGTTCTTACCGGCGGCGGCGCATTATTACGCAATATTGATGTATTGCTTTCTAAAGAATCGGGCGTACCGGTAGTGGTTGCCGAAGACCCGCTAACTTGTGTTGCTCGCGGTGGCGGCGAAGCCTTGGAAATGATCGATAAACATGGTGGCGATATCTTTAGTGAAGATTAATCTTAATTAATAACCTCATGATAATTAAGTAAAAAAAGTGCGGTAATTTTCACCGCACTTTTGATTTAGTAATTGGTATAAATAGTAACGATATGAAAACAATTTTCACCAAAGCGCCTTCGCTTGGGTTACGTCTTGTTCTTGCCGTGATGTTGTCTGTCGGCATGATCCTGTTTGACGGGCAGACTAATATAATGATCCAAACCCGTAATTTTATTGATACGGCAGTAGGCGGCTTATACTATTTGGCAAATACACCGCGAACAGTGCTGGATAATGTATCGGATAATCTGGTTGATACCAATAAATTGCAAATCGAAAATAAAGTTCTTAAACAACAACTCCGTGAGAAAAACGCCGATCTTCTTTTGTTGGATCAATTAAAAGTTGAAAACCAGCGTTTACGCCTCCTATTAAATTCTCCTTTACGTACTGATGAATATAAAAAAATAGCCGAAATTCTAACCGCAGAAACGGACGTTTACCGCCAACAAGTAGTTATTAACCAAGGTCGGAATGACGGCGCTTATGTGGGACAACCCGTTATTGATGAAAAAGGTGTAATCGGGCAGATTATTTCTGTGGGAGAAGCCGCCAGTCGAGTATTACTGCTGAGCGATGTTACTCATTCCATTCCCGTGCAGGTGCTGCGTAATGATGTGCGTGTGATTGCGAGCGGTACGGGCAGAACCGATGAATTAACGCTGGATAATGTGCCGCGTTCTGTGGATATTGTGAAAGGGGATTTATTGGTGACCTCCGGTTTAGGCGGACGATTCCCTGAAGGTTATCCGGTTGCGGTGGTCGAAAATGTATCTCGTGACGGTTCAAATTATTTTGCCACGGTTAGCGCGAAACCTTTGGCTTCTTTAGAGCGGTTACGTTACGTTTTATTGGTATGGCCCGCCGGCGACGATATCCACAAGGCGCAAGCGGCTTCGCCGGAAGATGTACGTAATGCGGTGAAACAACGTTTGGCGAATACGGCTTCCGAACAAAAGAAAATTCCGGTAACGGAAGATGATGCGACAAAAGCGCCGGTACAACTAAATAATAGCGAAGAAAACATTCCTTCGCCGGAAAATCTTCCGGAGATGAACCGTAATGATACGCAAGTGGATCCCGAGCTAAAAGAGCATAGAGAGGAAGATTAATGAAAGGCAATTTCTTTGTACAATTATTCGCATTATTAGCGATATTTATTGTGGCGTTAGTACTGGAAATTTCGCCTTGGCCCGCAGGATTTCATAGCTTTAAACCTGCCTGGTTGGTTTTGGCATTAACCTACTGGGTTTTGGCTTTACCCACAAGAATTAATATCGGCACGGCATTCATATTCGGTGTTGTTTGGGATGTATTGCTTGGTACCGTATTGGGCGTTCATGCGCTCGTGTTGTCCTGTTTTGCTTATTTAATTGCCCGTTACCATCAGATTTTGCGTAACTTATCCCTTTGGCAACAAAGTTTGCTGATTGTCGTCTTAGTCTTTTTTGTTCGTCTGGGTGTTTTCCTGCTTGAACTCTTTATTCACAGCGCCGAGTTTGACTGGAAAGAAATCTTCGGTGCGCTAATCAGCGGATTATTATGGCCTTGGGTATTTTTATTATTGCGTAAAATCCGCCGTCAATTAGGTTTGCATTAGTTGTGTTTATCATAGGAATAGACATAAAAGTGCGGTCAAAAAATCTTGAGTTTTTTGGTCCGCACTTTTTTATGATTTATTTTTAACGCAAAAACGCCGGAATTTTACTTTCGTAAGCGGCGATAGCGTCTTCGTGCTGAAGGGTTAAACCGATATTGTCCAAGCCTTCCAGCAAGCAGTGGCGGCGGAATTCGTCCAAATCAAAATGATAGACTTTTTCACCGACAGTGACGGTTTTCGCTTCTAAATCCACGTCGATTTTTTTACCCGGATTTGCCCACACCCATTGGAAAATCTCTTCCACTTCCTGCTCGCTTAATTTAATCGGCAACATATGGTTGTTTAAACTGTTGTTGTAGAAAATATCCGCGAAACTCGGCGCAATCATCACTTTGAAACCGTAGTCCGCCAATGCCCAAGGAGCATGTTCGCGGGACGAACCGCAGCCTAAATTTTTGCGGGCAAGTAAAATACTGGCACCCTGATATTGCGGGAAATTCAACACGAATTCCGGATTCGGTTGGGTTTCCGCCGCATCTAAATAACGCCATTCATGGAATAAATGTTTGCCGAAACCTACGCGGGTGATGGCCTGTAAAAATTGTTTCGGAATGATTGCGTCGGTGTCCACGTTTGCTGCGTCCAGTGGAACCACTAAGCCTGAGTGTTGTTTTAAGCCTGCCATTTTATCTATCCTTGTCATATTTTGTAGGGGCGGATTTTATATCCGCCCTAAAATTAAGGTCTCAACGGGCGGGTATAAACCCTGCCCCTACGGTTAATTTAGAGATACATTGCGAATATCGACGAATTTGCCGAATACCGCCGCTGCCGCCGCCATTGCCGGACTGACTAAGTGAGTGCGTCCGTTACGCCCCTGACGGCCTTCAAAATTGCGGTTTGAAGTAGACGCGCAACGTTCCCATTCGCCCAAACGGTCGTCGTTCATGCCTAAGCACATGGAACAGCCCGGATTACGCCATTCGGCGCCCGCTGCCAAAAAGATTTTATCCAATCCTTCTTTTTCCGCTTGTTCTTTCACTAAACCCGAACCCGGAACTACTAATACGCGTTTCACGTTATCCGCTTTTTTACGGCCTTTCATAACCGCCGCAGCCGCCCGTAAATCTTCAATGCGGGAGTTGGTACAGGAACCGATAAAGACTTGATCCACCGGCACGTTTTTCAAATCGGTATTAGGTTCTAAACCGATATAAGCCAGGGCTTTTTCCGCCGATGCCTTGGTCACGGGATCCGTCATTTCCGCCGGATTAGGTACTAATTGGTCAATGCCGATCACTTGACCCGGGTTCGTCCCCCAAGTAACTTGCGGAGCGATATCTTTGGCTTCCAGAACCACAACCGTATCGAATTGTGCGTCTTCATCGGATTTTAACGTTTTCCAATAAGCGACGGCATCGTCCCAATCTTTGCCTTTCGGAGCGTGCGGACGGCCTTTTAAGTATTCAAAGGTAGTTTCGTCCGGTGCAACCAAGCCCGCTTTCGCACCGAATTCAATGGCCATGTTACATACGGTCATTCGTCCTTCCATAGAAAGATCACGAATGGCTTCGCCGCAAAATTCCACTACATGACCGGTACCGCCCGCCATGGTGGTTTTGCCGATAATGGCAAGTACGATATCTTTTGCAGTAATACCCGGATTGACTTTGCCGCGTACTTCAACTTTCATGCTTTTGGTTCGGGCCTGTTTCAGGGTTTGGGTCGCTAATACGTGTTCCACTTCGGAAGTACCGATGCCGAAGGCAAGAGCGCCGAAGGCGCCGTGGGTTGCAGTGTGCGAGTCACCGCAGACAATGGTCATCCCCGGCAAAGTTAAGCCTTGCTCAGGCCCCATGACATGCACGATACCTTGTTCTTTGGTATTCATATCGAATAATGAAATCCCGGTGGCTTTACAGTTTTTATCTAATTCCAGCACCTGAATTTTTGCCTGACCTTCAAGTTTGTTCACATCACGGACTTGGGTTGAAATACTGTGATCCATGGTACCGAAGGTTTTGCTTACCTGGCGCACTTGGCGACCGGCTACGCGCAGACCGTCAAATGCCTGCGGTGAGGTGACTTCGTGAATCAAATGCCGGTTAATATAAAGAATCGGCGTTTCGCCTTCCGCTTCATAAACAACATGAGCGTCGAATAATTTTTGGTAGAGTGTTTTTGCCATAATATTATCTCGTAGAAAGTGCGGTCGTTTTTCCGCTTATTTTCGAAGGGACAGGCTTTATGCCTGCCCGATAAAGACCATAAGGTCGAGCGGGGCCAGGGATATAAACCCTGGCCCTACGGATTAAATTGCATTTGCAATCAGCGTACCCATTTCCGCCGTTGAAACAGGTGTCGAATTATCCGCTAAATCGCCGGTACGATGGCCGTCAGCCAAAACTTTTTGTACGGCGTTTTCAATTGCAGTTGCCGCTTCATTTAAGTTAAAGCTATAACGCAACATCATGGCGGCGGACAAAATCTGTGCAATCGGATTTGCAATACCTTTACCGGCGATATCCGGTGCGCTGCCGCCTGCGGGTTCGTATAAACCGAATCCCTCTTCGTTCAGACTGGCAGACGGCAACATTCCCATTGAGCCGGTAATCATCGCCGCTTCATCGGAAATAATATCTCCGAAGATGTTGGAACAAAGCAACACGTCAAAACTTTCGGGCGCTTTGATAAGTTGCATGGTGGCGTTATCAATATACATATTTTCCACCTGAACTTCCGGATATTCTTTAGCGATTTCCGCCACGGTTTCGCGCCATAAAATAGAACTTTGCAATACGTTCGCTTTATCCACGGAAGTCACCTGTTTACGGCGTTTCATCGCGGCGTCGAATGCGGCGCGGGCAATGCGCTCGATTTCATATTTGTAATATACTTCGGTATCAAATGCGCGGGTATCGGAACCTTCGCCGTCACGGCCTTTCGGCTGACCAAAATAAATGCCGCCGGTTAACTCGCGGACCACCACCATATCAAAGCCTTTTGCCGCAATATCCGCACGTAACGGGCAGAATTTTTCCAAGCCTTTATAAAGGGTCGCTGGACGCAGATTACAGAATAATTTGAAATGTTTACGTAACGGCAATAACGCGCCTCGTTCCGGCTGTTGATCCGGCGGAAGATGGGTCCATTTCGGGCCGCCTACGGAACCGAATAAAATCGCATCGGCATTGTCACAACCTTGTAAGGTTTCCGCCGGTAAGGGTTCCCCTTTTGCATCGATTGCCGCACCGCCCACAAGGTATTGAGTGAAATTCAATTTAAAACCGAATTTTGCCTGGACTTTATCTAACACTTTAATGGCTTCCGCCATTACCTCTGGGCCAATACCGTCACCCGGAAGTACCGCTACGTTGTATGTTGACATATTGTTTTTTCCTATTTATTTCTAAAATAATTAAAATTCCGACCGCACTTCGCAATCTTTTTTA
This window harbors:
- a CDS encoding NapC/NirT family cytochrome c, which translates into the protein MSKRKKISIWAAAVLLVIGALLLLGGQYVMKATSSTEFCVSCHSMEYPAEEWKTSGHFSNTKGIRAECADCHIPHDGIDYVKAKVIALKDVWFTLTNKIPDRAAFEEQRGELAQRVWDEMKANDSATCRSCHNEDAMIVSEQSDSAQKMHKLAKETNQTCIDCHKGLVHFMPETHAVASVQENVPAQAAQIVDNQPLYASNVSTATLIDGGEARLLPYAELANWKEEDNNFIGTIEGWQQTGAESLIYKELGKRINVAVLNEEAKTHVNVVNTVHDEVTDSDWKQVNINVSVPKSAVTSNLESLNQYGHNLNQTHCSGCHAAIGADHYTANQWIGVVNSMKDRTSMTANEVRALTIYLQRHAKDMH
- the torA gene encoding trimethylamine-N-oxide reductase TorA, encoding MKKVNNSRRNFLKSSSLGFAGASMATATTGGITGLLSVTANAAETNSKTVVTAAHWGPLGVVVENGKVVKSGPAIAAPIENELQSVVADQLYSEARVKYPMVRKGYLDGNQDRSLRGHDTWVRISWEQAFDLVAKEMKRVRETYGASGIFAGSYGWYSSGALHAARTLLHRYMNITGGFVGTKGDYSTGAAQVIMPHVLGTIEVYEQQTSWEVILESSDTIVLWGANPLATMRIAWTSTDQKGLEYFKKFKETGKRIICIDPVRSESCEYLGAEWIPINTGTDVPLMLGIAHTLVNENKHDKEFLKNYTTGYDKFEEYLLGKIDNQLKTAEWAEKICGVPAQTIKQLAADFSAKRTMLMGGWGMQRQRHGEQSHWMMVTLASMLGQIGLPGGGFGLSYHYSNGGVPTARGGILGSITANPSTQAGAKTWLDDVSKFSFPLARISDALLNPGKTIQYNGTEVTYPDIKLIYWAGGNPFVHHQDTNTMVKAWQKPETIIVNEVNWTPTARMADIVLPATTSYERNDLTMSGDYSMMNIFPMKQVVEPQFEAKSDYDIFAELAKRAGVEEQFTEGKTEMQWLKGFYETAFNAARANRVLMPKFDDFWNENKPITFNSTDSAKKWVRYAEFREDPLLNPLGTPSGKIEIYSNTIAKMNYDDCKGYPSWMEPEEFAGNVTAEEPLALVTPHPYYRLHSQLAHTSLREKYAVKDREPVLIHKDDAAARGIANGDIVRVFNKRGQVLTGAVVTDGVIKGTVAIHEGAWYDPLDLGQTERPLCKNGCANVLTRDEGTSKLAQGNSPNTCIVQVEKYTGEVPEVTVFKQPKIA
- a CDS encoding rod shape-determining protein produces the protein MLFKKIRGLFSNDLSIDLGTANTLIYVKGQGIVLDEPSVVAIRKDRVGSLKSIIAVGKDAKMMLGRTSNNIDAIRPMKDGVIADFFVTEKMLQHFIKQVHSGNFLRPSPRVLICVPAGATQVERRAIKESAIGAGAREVYLIEEPMAAAIGAKLPVSTPTGSMVIDIGGGTTEIAVIALNGVAYSSSVRIGGDRFDEAIIAYVRRTFGSIIGEATAEHIKQEIGTAYIQDESEVKELEVYGSNLAEGAPRAFRLTSHDVLEAIQQPLDGIVTAMRTALEECKPEHAADIYERGMVLTGGGALLRNIDVLLSKESGVPVVVAEDPLTCVARGGGEALEMIDKHGGDIFSED
- the mreC gene encoding rod shape-determining protein MreC; amino-acid sequence: MKTIFTKAPSLGLRLVLAVMLSVGMILFDGQTNIMIQTRNFIDTAVGGLYYLANTPRTVLDNVSDNLVDTNKLQIENKVLKQQLREKNADLLLLDQLKVENQRLRLLLNSPLRTDEYKKIAEILTAETDVYRQQVVINQGRNDGAYVGQPVIDEKGVIGQIISVGEAASRVLLLSDVTHSIPVQVLRNDVRVIASGTGRTDELTLDNVPRSVDIVKGDLLVTSGLGGRFPEGYPVAVVENVSRDGSNYFATVSAKPLASLERLRYVLLVWPAGDDIHKAQAASPEDVRNAVKQRLANTASEQKKIPVTEDDATKAPVQLNNSEENIPSPENLPEMNRNDTQVDPELKEHREED
- the mreD gene encoding rod shape-determining protein MreD, which codes for MKGNFFVQLFALLAIFIVALVLEISPWPAGFHSFKPAWLVLALTYWVLALPTRINIGTAFIFGVVWDVLLGTVLGVHALVLSCFAYLIARYHQILRNLSLWQQSLLIVVLVFFVRLGVFLLELFIHSAEFDWKEIFGALISGLLWPWVFLLLRKIRRQLGLH
- the leuD gene encoding 3-isopropylmalate dehydratase small subunit, translating into MAGLKQHSGLVVPLDAANVDTDAIIPKQFLQAITRVGFGKHLFHEWRYLDAAETQPNPEFVLNFPQYQGASILLARKNLGCGSSREHAPWALADYGFKVMIAPSFADIFYNNSLNNHMLPIKLSEQEVEEIFQWVWANPGKKIDVDLEAKTVTVGEKVYHFDLDEFRRHCLLEGLDNIGLTLQHEDAIAAYESKIPAFLR
- the leuC gene encoding 3-isopropylmalate dehydratase large subunit, producing the protein MAKTLYQKLFDAHVVYEAEGETPILYINRHLIHEVTSPQAFDGLRVAGRQVRQVSKTFGTMDHSISTQVRDVNKLEGQAKIQVLELDKNCKATGISLFDMNTKEQGIVHVMGPEQGLTLPGMTIVCGDSHTATHGAFGALAFGIGTSEVEHVLATQTLKQARTKSMKVEVRGKVNPGITAKDIVLAIIGKTTMAGGTGHVVEFCGEAIRDLSMEGRMTVCNMAIEFGAKAGLVAPDETTFEYLKGRPHAPKGKDWDDAVAYWKTLKSDEDAQFDTVVVLEAKDIAPQVTWGTNPGQVIGIDQLVPNPAEMTDPVTKASAEKALAYIGLEPNTDLKNVPVDQVFIGSCTNSRIEDLRAAAAVMKGRKKADNVKRVLVVPGSGLVKEQAEKEGLDKIFLAAGAEWRNPGCSMCLGMNDDRLGEWERCASTSNRNFEGRQGRNGRTHLVSPAMAAAAAVFGKFVDIRNVSLN
- the leuB gene encoding 3-isopropylmalate dehydrogenase, which gives rise to MSTYNVAVLPGDGIGPEVMAEAIKVLDKVQAKFGFKLNFTQYLVGGAAIDAKGEPLPAETLQGCDNADAILFGSVGGPKWTHLPPDQQPERGALLPLRKHFKLFCNLRPATLYKGLEKFCPLRADIAAKGFDMVVVRELTGGIYFGQPKGRDGEGSDTRAFDTEVYYKYEIERIARAAFDAAMKRRKQVTSVDKANVLQSSILWRETVAEIAKEYPEVQVENMYIDNATMQLIKAPESFDVLLCSNIFGDIISDEAAMITGSMGMLPSASLNEEGFGLYEPAGGSAPDIAGKGIANPIAQILSAAMMLRYSFNLNEAATAIENAVQKVLADGHRTGDLADNSTPVSTAEMGTLIANAI